Within Conexibacter woesei DSM 14684, the genomic segment CGCGCTGACCGACCTCGTGCAGGCCCGCGCGACGCGCGCGGCCGCGCTGCGCGGGATCCGCGAGCACGCGCCGCGCGCGCTGATCTACAGCTCGACGACGGCCGCCCTGCTGGCGCCGCGGCCCGGCGCGATCTGGTTCGACTCGCCCGCGCTCGACAACCGCCCCGGCCGCCACGGGCTGTGGCAGCGGCTGGTAGAGCCGCGGCGGATGTGCGCGGCGCCGCTGCTGCTGCCGATGAGCGAGGGCAGCCTCGCGCCGCTGCCGGCGGCGGTCCGCGCCGCGACGCCGGCGGTCCTGCTGCCGGTCCCGGTCGAGCCGTCGGGACCGTCCGGCGACGCGGCGGCCGGACCGTCAGGCAGCTCGGCCGCCGCCGGCACGCGCGACGTCGCCGCGATCGCGTACGCGGCCGACCCGGTCAAGAAGGGCCTCGACCGCATCCTCGCCGCGTGGCGTGCCGCGCGACGCGACGGCGAGCGGCTGCTCGTCGCCGGCCAGGACGGGCCGCTCGGCGACGGCGCGGAGGGCACCGGCCTGCTGGCGCCGGACGAGTACCGCGCGCTGCTGCGGCGGGCGCGCGTGTTCGTCGCGGCGCCGCTG encodes:
- a CDS encoding glycosyltransferase family protein, with translation MSADVLIVSLGTTAGWRNADPLLAAAIEHAGASVAIAAAGPVPRVRTFALTDLVQARATRAAALRGIREHAPRALIYSSTTAALLAPRPGAIWFDSPALDNRPGRHGLWQRLVEPRRMCAAPLLLPMSEGSLAPLPAAVRAATPAVLLPVPVEPSGPSGDAAAGPSGSSAAAGTRDVAAIAYAADPVKKGLDRILAAWRAARRDGERLLVAGQDGPLGDGAEGTGLLAPDEYRALLRRARVFVAAPLREDHGIAQLEALADGCRLVTAPAPGAYPALALARTLDPRYVGDDLAGALRAALDDAAASEAAAGPPDTAAAGAATPGAPDDYAERAAALLAPYRRASFDAAVAQRVLPLLLR